One window of Mus caroli chromosome 11, CAROLI_EIJ_v1.1, whole genome shotgun sequence genomic DNA carries:
- the LOC110305945 gene encoding dynein light chain 1, cytoplasmic encodes MCDRKAVIKNADMSEEMQQDSVECATQALEKYNIEKDIAAHIKKEFDKKYNPTWHCIVGRNFGSYVTHETKHFIYFYLGQVAILLFKSG; translated from the coding sequence ATGTGCGACCGGAAGGCGGTGATCAAAAATGCAGACATGTCCGAAGAGATGCAACAGGACTCGGTGGAGTGCGCTACCCAGGCATTGGAGAAGTACAACATCGAGAAGGATATCGCGGCCCATATCAAGAAGGAGTTTGACAAGAAGTACAACCCTACCTGGCACTGCATTGTGGGCCGAAACTTCGGTAGTTATGTGACACACGAAACCAAACACTTCATCTACTTCTACCTGGGTCAGGTGGCCATTCTTCTGTTCAAATCTGGTTAA